In Pseudobacter ginsenosidimutans, the following are encoded in one genomic region:
- a CDS encoding FecR family protein has translation MKSTAPFIAQLIIKKVLGEISQEEENLLEQWRSISPENEAKYKELINLHFIRTELSEYAEAEKIAAALKVPEVEPEEKALPVYQQEVRPVHFLQRWKWVAAIIIILGAGTYLYLHQNSKDKTSLDPGIATQQDLLPGSNKAVLTLSDGTKIDLNNAAQGQIAQQGNAFVEKSENGEIRYTMQGGNQDAGMINSMSTPKGGSYKLVLPDGSRVWLNAASSISYPVVFGKMERKVKVSGEVFLEVVKDNQKPFMVDVNRQSLIQVLGTSFNINAYENEDSITTTLVEGSVRITATNNKNANNQSGQPVTLRPGQQASQHNDAKISVHAANIDQVLAWKNGLFNMEGLSMKGFTKQLERWYDIQVQFEGKVPTVTFRGQMNRDVPLSDIISYLNSLHIKTRIDGKILFLKGS, from the coding sequence ATGAAGTCGACAGCTCCATTCATAGCACAGCTCATAATAAAGAAGGTACTGGGTGAGATCTCTCAGGAAGAAGAGAACTTGCTGGAACAATGGCGCAGTATCTCTCCCGAAAACGAGGCGAAATACAAGGAGCTCATCAACCTGCATTTTATCAGGACTGAGCTGTCTGAATATGCTGAGGCTGAAAAGATCGCTGCTGCATTGAAGGTACCCGAGGTGGAGCCGGAAGAGAAGGCCTTGCCTGTATATCAACAGGAGGTCAGGCCAGTGCATTTCCTGCAGAGATGGAAATGGGTGGCAGCTATTATTATCATCCTGGGTGCAGGAACTTATCTCTATCTGCATCAGAACAGTAAGGATAAGACCAGCCTTGATCCTGGTATCGCAACACAGCAGGATCTGTTACCCGGCTCAAACAAAGCGGTATTGACATTATCAGATGGAACAAAGATAGACCTCAACAACGCAGCTCAGGGACAGATTGCCCAACAGGGTAACGCCTTCGTAGAAAAATCTGAGAACGGAGAGATCAGGTATACAATGCAGGGAGGAAACCAGGATGCAGGAATGATCAACAGTATGAGCACTCCCAAAGGAGGATCTTACAAGTTGGTATTACCCGATGGATCGCGGGTTTGGCTGAACGCTGCTTCCTCCATTAGCTACCCTGTTGTTTTTGGAAAAATGGAACGGAAAGTGAAAGTCAGTGGTGAAGTTTTCCTGGAAGTGGTGAAAGACAATCAGAAGCCATTCATGGTAGATGTGAACAGACAATCTTTGATCCAGGTGTTAGGGACCAGTTTCAATATCAACGCTTATGAAAATGAGGATTCAATTACCACCACACTGGTTGAAGGAAGTGTTCGCATAACAGCAACAAACAATAAGAACGCAAATAATCAATCCGGCCAGCCTGTAACACTTCGGCCGGGACAACAGGCATCGCAGCACAATGATGCAAAGATCAGCGTGCACGCGGCCAATATCGACCAGGTACTGGCCTGGAAAAATGGACTCTTCAATATGGAAGGCCTTTCAATGAAAGGATTCACGAAGCAACTGGAAAGATGGTATGATATCCAGGTACAATTTGAAGGCAAAGTCCCCACCGTTACATTCCGCGGGCAAATGAACAGGGATGTCCCCTTATCCGATATTATCAGTTATCTGAACAGTTTGCATATCAAAACGCGGATCGATGGAAAGATACTTTTCCTGAAAGGATCATAA
- a CDS encoding RNA polymerase sigma factor, translating into MSNQQAPKLYDLIAQGDRQAFARAHAMFKTPLVYYAKRSIDDIGEVEDIISEAFLLLWQSREKFQSDNHLRNFLFITVRHKVLNYHTAKRRHEKILEKVYAGLDEGELASPDQVQTEMIGLIHRAVKQLPEEYRTVFDLSYSHDLSPKEIGQKLGINASTVRTQKMRALELIKKILSQKSILVWVLAGYLDLLLQLLKKK; encoded by the coding sequence TTGTCGAACCAGCAAGCCCCAAAACTTTATGACCTGATAGCTCAGGGAGACAGGCAGGCATTTGCCAGGGCTCATGCAATGTTCAAAACTCCACTGGTTTATTATGCAAAACGTTCGATAGACGATATCGGAGAAGTGGAAGATATCATTTCCGAAGCCTTCCTGCTGTTATGGCAATCCAGGGAGAAATTCCAATCGGACAATCACCTGCGCAACTTCCTTTTTATTACTGTCCGGCATAAAGTACTCAATTATCATACTGCGAAGCGAAGACATGAAAAGATCCTGGAAAAGGTCTACGCAGGATTGGATGAAGGAGAACTGGCATCCCCTGATCAGGTTCAAACTGAAATGATCGGATTGATCCATCGGGCAGTAAAACAGCTTCCCGAAGAATACCGGACCGTGTTCGATCTTTCCTATTCACATGATCTCTCTCCAAAAGAAATTGGACAAAAACTGGGGATCAACGCCTCCACCGTTCGAACTCAAAAGATGAGAGCGCTTGAGTTGATAAAAAAAATACTGAGCCAAAAGTCCATCCTGGTCTGGGTTCTGGCAGGATACCTGGACCTGTTACTGCAGCTCCTGAAAAAAAAGTAA
- a CDS encoding OmpA family protein, with the protein MDITVSKYFFTKKDVMKYLVYALLIFLCLDSFSQTTKLKKDSTERNDRYWQFSLRGGMDLATKSKMPSLVKMPLKGYMGGLSIDKYWGWWGVGIDADFFSNDAPKYDSAGFSQQVAPWVVDSYSASSTKLERYFAGIGPSFKYQTANNQFTTELNLRGGVTRTDGSALSANTTISSVTGSLITPLFLHSGYAEKYHAAAKAQVRFSYYPVKRIGIQVGAYYLYQFDTEEPFQYALFNAKPEDPEIVYQQTALSSYGAFVGVSYRLFDKKSKPAAPKSKPPVAAPAPVVVQPAAPVIIQRDVIVHVKDEQTGQPLYNASVVMKGTDGREQTTNTDKQGIARFPKTSSAAYEMVAMLNDISSTKGSIALTDFNTTGSIERTLYHNDPRFTLSGKVVNKTTLDPEGGALATLTNETNNGVRQASSQSGTGEFRFQLEAASDFNVVGKKAGYISNIEKVSTKGLNRSQVLYVQIELGVEEASKGKKITLNNIYYDLNSAALRDDASSDLKKLLIFLRDNPGLRVELSAHTDSRGSDSHNMRLSQSRAQSVVNYLVNNGIARDRMEAKGYGETQLINKCKNGIACSDAEHQQNRRTEIKVLGE; encoded by the coding sequence ATGGATATAACAGTGAGCAAGTATTTCTTCACTAAAAAGGATGTTATGAAGTACCTCGTATATGCACTGTTAATCTTCCTGTGTCTGGATTCATTCAGTCAAACTACCAAACTTAAAAAAGATTCCACAGAGCGCAACGATCGCTACTGGCAGTTTTCCCTCCGCGGAGGCATGGACCTCGCTACCAAAAGCAAAATGCCTTCACTGGTGAAAATGCCGCTGAAAGGATATATGGGCGGGCTCAGTATCGATAAATACTGGGGTTGGTGGGGGGTAGGTATCGATGCAGACTTCTTCAGCAATGATGCGCCCAAATATGATTCAGCAGGATTCAGTCAGCAAGTGGCTCCCTGGGTAGTAGATAGCTATTCCGCTTCTTCCACTAAGCTTGAACGTTATTTTGCCGGTATCGGGCCTTCATTTAAATACCAGACCGCCAACAATCAGTTCACTACAGAATTGAATCTTCGTGGCGGTGTTACCCGAACGGATGGATCTGCATTGTCTGCAAACACTACTATTTCGAGTGTGACAGGTTCGCTGATCACTCCGCTCTTCCTGCATTCAGGGTATGCTGAAAAATACCATGCAGCAGCTAAAGCGCAGGTCCGCTTCAGTTACTACCCGGTAAAACGGATCGGTATCCAGGTTGGCGCTTATTACCTGTATCAGTTTGATACTGAAGAGCCTTTTCAATATGCGCTCTTTAATGCCAAACCGGAAGATCCGGAAATCGTTTATCAGCAAACAGCCTTATCATCCTATGGAGCATTTGTTGGCGTAAGCTATCGTTTGTTCGATAAGAAATCAAAACCGGCTGCTCCCAAATCAAAGCCACCTGTTGCAGCGCCTGCGCCTGTTGTGGTTCAACCAGCAGCGCCGGTGATCATTCAAAGGGATGTGATCGTACACGTAAAGGATGAACAGACTGGCCAGCCACTTTACAATGCTTCTGTAGTGATGAAAGGTACGGATGGGAGAGAACAGACAACCAACACCGATAAGCAGGGGATCGCACGTTTCCCCAAAACTTCATCTGCCGCTTATGAGATGGTGGCTATGCTGAACGATATCAGTTCTACCAAAGGCAGCATCGCTCTAACAGATTTCAATACAACGGGATCGATTGAACGAACATTGTACCACAATGATCCCCGGTTTACGCTATCAGGTAAAGTAGTGAACAAAACCACCCTGGACCCCGAAGGCGGCGCTCTGGCCACCCTCACCAATGAAACGAACAATGGCGTTCGTCAGGCATCTTCACAGTCAGGCACAGGCGAATTCAGATTCCAGCTGGAAGCCGCGTCAGATTTCAATGTGGTGGGTAAGAAAGCCGGATATATTTCCAATATTGAAAAAGTGTCTACCAAAGGCCTCAACAGAAGCCAGGTATTGTATGTGCAGATCGAACTGGGGGTGGAAGAAGCATCCAAAGGAAAGAAGATCACACTCAACAATATTTATTACGATCTCAATAGCGCCGCACTCAGAGATGATGCCAGCAGCGATCTGAAAAAACTGCTCATCTTCCTGCGCGATAATCCTGGCTTGCGTGTTGAGCTCTCAGCGCATACAGATTCAAGGGGCAGCGATAGTCACAATATGCGCTTATCGCAGTCCAGGGCGCAAAGCGTGGTGAATTACCTGGTGAACAATGGTATTGCCCGGGATAGAATGGAAGCGAAAGGATATGGCGAAACGCAATTGATCAATAAATGTAAAAATGGAATCGCATGTTCTGACGCTGAGCATCAGCAGAACAGGCGTACAGAAATAAAAGTGCTGGGTGAATAA
- a CDS encoding SDR family NAD(P)-dependent oxidoreductase, with amino-acid sequence MARIFITGSADGLGQLSARLLIQQGHEVVLHARNEQRGRDAMKNAPGAEAVFTGNLSSIEETKTLAAEVNASGSFDAVIHNAGIYQGSGRLMFSVNTLAPFILTCMMAKPNRLIYLSSGMHLQGRASFGKLEDNIDRISYSDTKLYVLMLSNAVARQWPQALSNAVDPGWVPTKMGGPGAPDDLQEGFHTQTWLAVSNDEKAMVSGRYFHHRKQVRHNPLADDLSLQDQLLEICERITGVAWPL; translated from the coding sequence ATGGCAAGAATATTTATTACAGGTTCTGCGGATGGGCTCGGACAATTATCCGCCAGGCTGCTGATCCAACAGGGACATGAAGTAGTGCTGCATGCACGCAATGAGCAGCGCGGCCGGGATGCAATGAAAAATGCTCCGGGGGCTGAAGCTGTATTCACCGGAAATCTTTCCAGTATTGAAGAAACCAAAACGCTGGCTGCAGAAGTCAATGCATCAGGCAGCTTCGATGCCGTGATCCACAATGCCGGTATCTACCAGGGAAGCGGCAGACTGATGTTTTCTGTGAATACATTGGCGCCTTTTATCCTTACCTGCATGATGGCAAAACCAAACCGGCTCATCTATCTCTCTTCAGGAATGCATTTGCAGGGACGGGCCAGCTTCGGAAAGTTGGAAGATAATATAGATCGTATCAGTTATTCAGATACCAAATTGTATGTACTCATGCTCTCCAATGCAGTGGCGCGGCAATGGCCACAGGCGCTTTCCAATGCCGTTGATCCGGGATGGGTGCCCACAAAGATGGGCGGCCCGGGAGCTCCGGATGATCTGCAGGAAGGTTTCCACACCCAAACCTGGCTGGCTGTAAGCAATGATGAGAAAGCGATGGTGAGCGGACGATATTTTCATCACAGAAAGCAGGTCCGACATAATCCGCTGGCCGATGATCTTTCACTGCAGGACCAACTGCTTGAGATTTGTGAAAGGATCACGGGTGTTGCATGGCCGCTCTGA
- a CDS encoding lipocalin family protein: MKTSQTLLALTIFIGASIATAFTFPADQKAAFADKYWILESSVVSPAIDLNMDGKADTDLRVMMEDCEKDDAEMFKTGGTVMKHEGANKCDEEDETISESGTWQYNAATKQLTVKHHNTDKPQTMTVKEVSGNKMIVTSTFTSAKGKHNITAIYKLK, translated from the coding sequence ATGAAAACAAGTCAAACATTACTGGCGCTGACCATTTTCATCGGCGCATCCATCGCTACCGCATTTACTTTCCCTGCTGATCAGAAAGCAGCTTTCGCAGACAAATACTGGATACTTGAATCGTCCGTTGTTTCTCCGGCCATCGATCTCAATATGGACGGTAAGGCCGATACCGATCTTCGCGTGATGATGGAAGATTGTGAAAAAGACGATGCTGAAATGTTCAAGACCGGCGGTACTGTAATGAAACATGAAGGCGCCAATAAATGTGATGAGGAAGATGAAACTATTTCCGAGTCCGGCACCTGGCAATACAATGCAGCTACCAAACAGCTCACCGTTAAACATCATAATACAGATAAACCTCAAACTATGACGGTGAAAGAGGTTTCCGGAAACAAGATGATAGTCACTTCCACTTTTACATCAGCTAAAGGAAAGCACAATATCACGGCCATTTACAAATTGAAATAG
- a CDS encoding helix-turn-helix domain-containing protein, with the protein MRKQADLKKFSVREYVQQQQSRFTGSFFIADQDTYKDNQEQFPFRTFAYSVGLFGACRTGRMQIGSAAFDIGSGCLSTIGPGIVCEWHIHCEGDHDTVFFNDDFFNDDARSAWLRTLPFFLPGGNHVIIPDDGKMEQLRSLFITLRQFREDKNVLTGILYSILMVVAACHDSAAAQSITSFSVHEKVTRHFRELLSVHFLQEKSVAFYAHQLQLSPKYLSEILQAVTGKSAKTMILDHTLMEARTLLRQTEMSIQEISSWLGYEDYSYFTKAFKKKEGITPMAYRKL; encoded by the coding sequence ATGCGGAAGCAGGCGGACCTGAAAAAATTCAGTGTGCGTGAGTATGTGCAGCAGCAGCAGTCCAGATTCACGGGTTCATTTTTTATTGCCGACCAGGATACTTACAAAGACAATCAGGAGCAGTTCCCTTTTCGAACCTTTGCCTATAGTGTTGGTCTCTTCGGAGCCTGCAGAACGGGTCGCATGCAAATAGGGAGCGCTGCCTTCGATATCGGCTCAGGGTGTTTATCAACCATTGGTCCCGGTATTGTTTGCGAATGGCATATACATTGTGAAGGGGATCATGATACGGTATTCTTCAATGATGATTTTTTCAACGATGACGCCAGGAGCGCCTGGCTGCGAACACTTCCTTTCTTTCTGCCCGGTGGCAATCATGTGATCATACCGGATGATGGAAAAATGGAACAGTTAAGATCCTTGTTCATTACACTTAGGCAGTTCAGGGAAGATAAGAATGTACTCACCGGCATCCTGTATTCTATTCTGATGGTGGTGGCCGCCTGTCATGATTCCGCTGCCGCTCAATCCATAACTTCATTCTCTGTACATGAAAAAGTAACAAGGCATTTTCGGGAGTTGCTCTCTGTGCATTTCCTGCAGGAGAAATCAGTTGCTTTCTATGCACATCAATTGCAGCTCAGTCCCAAATACCTGAGTGAGATCCTGCAGGCAGTAACCGGCAAATCGGCCAAGACGATGATACTGGATCACACCCTCATGGAAGCCAGAACACTGCTGCGTCAAACGGAAATGAGCATACAGGAGATTTCCAGTTGGCTGGGTTACGAAGATTATTCATACTTCACCAAAGCCTTCAAAAAGAAAGAAGGGATTACGCCGATGGCGTATCGGAAATTATGA
- a CDS encoding GNAT family N-acetyltransferase, protein MNFSIQPVLENETVKLIPLQPSDFEALYLTASDPKIWEQHPTPDRYKREVFSKFFEGAVESKGAFVIIDKQTGEYAGSTRFYGYDEADSSIRIGYTFYATKYWGSGFNPMVKKLMMDYIFQFTDNVYLEVGASNIRSQIAVLRLGTKKIKEEMISYYGEEPKLNFIYGITKAEYQS, encoded by the coding sequence ATGAATTTTTCCATTCAGCCGGTTCTGGAAAACGAAACTGTGAAGCTTATCCCTTTGCAGCCTTCAGATTTTGAAGCGCTCTATCTGACAGCCTCCGATCCAAAGATCTGGGAGCAGCATCCCACACCGGACCGCTACAAACGGGAAGTATTCAGCAAGTTCTTCGAAGGTGCGGTGGAGAGTAAGGGAGCTTTCGTCATCATCGATAAACAAACCGGGGAATATGCAGGCAGCACGCGCTTCTATGGATATGATGAAGCAGACAGCAGCATCAGGATCGGTTATACTTTTTATGCCACCAAATACTGGGGCTCGGGCTTCAACCCAATGGTGAAGAAACTGATGATGGATTACATTTTTCAATTTACTGATAATGTTTACCTGGAAGTGGGCGCTTCCAATATCCGATCACAGATCGCAGTACTGAGGTTGGGAACAAAAAAGATAAAAGAAGAAATGATATCCTACTATGGCGAAGAACCGAAACTGAATTTTATATACGGCATCACGAAAGCGGAATACCAATCATAA
- a CDS encoding alpha-L-fucosidase, producing MKRLLLASVLIVFCYTSALSQTMDEMWDNRSNGKEHPNIKWFKDAKFGMFIHWGLYSKLGGEWKGKKYYGSGEWIMSQGKIPAKEYEQVAAGFNPIAFNADEWAQLTADAGMKYMVITAKHHEGFSMYDSKVTSFDMVDATPYGKDPMKPLSEATRKRGIQFGFYYSQFQDWHEPNGGKNSWDFDESKKNYQLYYQQKAIPQIKELLTKYGPLGILWFDTPGGMTKEQTQSFIDSLRLLQPGCLFSSRVGHGLGDYKDLGDSEIPATPLRGAWESLYTHNDSWGYIQHDLNFKTPEALIQLLAQVASRGGNLLLNVGPDGNGRIPEYSIRFLRETGKWLKENGASIYGTSFGRIADQPWGVSTSGAGKQFLHVLHMPADRQLLVPLQKRVVVSKVYLLKGKQALKFTTHGNDINIQLPSNLPGSADHVVVMEYKGSLPDYDLKVPVTVSPQFSQNNIEAVNAALQGNGQIKSLTYSHYYGDWKHTTCITDIKDSTDEIRFNLRITAPGDYRVIMEYACEPASAKQEGICYFNNEPMYFRTLKTGSFEKSAPLIFIKQVAGIVSAKAGQAEIRIRPAFNGKELFKLKSVIIEPVK from the coding sequence ATGAAAAGATTGCTGTTAGCGTCCGTACTTATTGTATTCTGTTATACCTCCGCACTTTCGCAAACCATGGATGAAATGTGGGATAACCGTTCCAACGGAAAAGAACACCCGAATATCAAATGGTTCAAAGATGCCAAATTCGGTATGTTCATCCACTGGGGATTGTATTCAAAGCTTGGTGGTGAATGGAAGGGAAAGAAATATTACGGCAGTGGCGAATGGATCATGAGCCAGGGAAAGATCCCTGCGAAAGAATATGAACAGGTGGCGGCAGGTTTCAATCCCATCGCTTTCAATGCGGATGAGTGGGCGCAGCTGACCGCCGATGCAGGCATGAAATATATGGTGATCACCGCCAAACACCATGAAGGTTTTTCCATGTACGATTCAAAGGTGACCAGCTTCGATATGGTGGACGCCACACCTTATGGCAAAGATCCTATGAAACCCTTGTCTGAAGCCACTCGCAAACGGGGTATACAATTTGGTTTTTATTACTCGCAGTTCCAGGACTGGCATGAGCCCAACGGGGGAAAGAACAGCTGGGATTTTGATGAATCGAAAAAGAACTATCAGCTGTATTATCAGCAGAAAGCCATTCCCCAGATCAAGGAGTTGCTCACGAAATATGGTCCGCTCGGCATTCTCTGGTTCGATACGCCGGGAGGGATGACGAAGGAACAAACGCAAAGCTTTATCGATTCACTTCGGTTACTCCAGCCCGGTTGTTTGTTCAGCAGCCGTGTAGGGCATGGCCTGGGCGATTACAAGGATCTTGGTGATTCGGAGATCCCGGCTACGCCACTGCGTGGCGCCTGGGAATCCCTATATACGCATAACGATTCATGGGGCTATATTCAACATGACCTCAATTTTAAAACACCTGAAGCACTCATTCAACTGCTGGCGCAGGTGGCGTCCCGTGGTGGAAACCTCCTGCTCAATGTTGGGCCGGACGGCAATGGCCGCATCCCAGAATACAGCATCAGGTTTCTCCGGGAAACAGGCAAGTGGTTGAAAGAAAACGGTGCATCCATTTACGGCACCAGCTTTGGCCGCATAGCTGACCAACCCTGGGGTGTAAGCACTTCCGGAGCCGGCAAACAATTTTTGCATGTGCTGCATATGCCTGCGGATCGCCAGTTACTGGTGCCGCTGCAAAAAAGAGTAGTAGTTTCCAAAGTGTATTTATTGAAAGGCAAGCAGGCATTGAAGTTCACAACGCACGGGAATGATATCAATATTCAACTTCCATCCAATCTGCCTGGCTCCGCCGATCATGTAGTGGTAATGGAATACAAAGGATCATTACCCGACTATGACCTGAAAGTACCGGTAACAGTGTCACCTCAATTCAGTCAGAATAATATTGAAGCAGTAAACGCTGCCCTCCAGGGAAATGGACAGATCAAAAGTCTTACTTACTCTCATTATTACGGCGACTGGAAGCATACCACCTGCATCACTGATATCAAAGACAGTACAGATGAGATCCGTTTCAACCTGCGCATTACTGCTCCCGGAGATTACAGGGTGATCATGGAATATGCCTGCGAGCCTGCTTCTGCGAAACAGGAAGGCATTTGTTATTTCAATAATGAGCCTATGTATTTCAGAACGCTGAAGACCGGCAGCTTTGAAAAATCGGCGCCTTTAATATTCATCAAACAGGTGGCGGGCATTGTGAGCGCAAAAGCAGGACAAGCGGAGATCCGCATCCGTCCGGCATTCAATGGGAAAGAATTGTTCAAATTGAAATCTGTGATCATCGAGCCGGTAAAATAA
- a CDS encoding RNA polymerase sigma factor yields MTIHSKYDDAALMHLFREGDKDAFEHIYKHFNKRVFFYVRQYLSSITEAQDITSECFFRLWEKKAEFPSLDAVGAFLHVAARNLCFNYLKHAKMAREKEGELLSLLNMPDDNGFKLEELRMQLLNLIAAEVDKLPSKMKKIFLLSYEEGLKPAQIAERLGLQVQTVKNQRLNAVKLIKAALADHPSLLALLLLLESKSPVFG; encoded by the coding sequence TTGACAATCCACTCCAAATATGATGATGCTGCATTGATGCACTTGTTCCGTGAAGGAGATAAAGATGCATTTGAACATATCTATAAGCATTTCAATAAACGTGTTTTCTTCTACGTCCGGCAATACCTTTCAAGTATAACAGAAGCGCAGGACATTACCAGTGAATGTTTCTTCAGGCTCTGGGAAAAAAAAGCTGAGTTTCCCAGCCTGGATGCTGTTGGCGCCTTCCTGCACGTTGCTGCACGCAATCTCTGCTTCAACTATCTCAAACATGCGAAAATGGCCAGGGAGAAGGAGGGCGAGCTCCTGAGTTTGCTCAATATGCCGGACGATAACGGGTTTAAATTAGAAGAACTGCGGATGCAGTTGCTGAACCTGATAGCAGCTGAGGTAGACAAGCTGCCCTCAAAAATGAAAAAGATTTTCCTGCTGAGTTACGAAGAAGGACTAAAGCCGGCACAGATCGCGGAACGGCTGGGGCTACAGGTTCAAACGGTAAAGAATCAGCGACTCAATGCTGTGAAACTGATTAAAGCTGCGCTGGCAGACCATCCTTCATTACTTGCCCTGCTGCTGTTGCTCGAGTCCAAAAGCCCGGTTTTCGGTTGA
- a CDS encoding FecR family protein has protein sequence MENTDPILPLLYKHLQGTLTDDETVILDAWLAAEPRHQAFLDNLNNDQSLLEQLWLNQPANWAMVEAAITENLQSRIAAAQPSGRVIPLKRYWWVAASVLLFLSMGIYWWFHEGENQRDAIVSTTPAIIESGKNGAVLTLADGKQVVLDSLGNGLVAQQQGAQAILKNGQLIYAADQKITGAIVAYNTMSTPKGRQFQLILPDGTRAWLNAGSSIRYPTQFSGSDRVVDVTGEVYFEVAKDASKPFFASINNFTRVAVLGTSFNVNAYSNEPVTSMTLVDGKISVMVNDGNVVLMPGKQAQVFDGNVKIVSVDTSQVLAWKSGLFNLNNQSFVAIMRQIERWYDIEVVYENGVPNVPMVGEISRDVSLQGLLKNLERMGMKYRLEGRKLIVSGN, from the coding sequence TTGGAGAACACCGATCCCATCCTTCCGTTATTATACAAGCATCTGCAGGGCACACTGACAGATGACGAAACAGTTATCCTGGATGCCTGGCTGGCTGCAGAACCGCGCCATCAGGCATTTTTGGACAATCTGAATAATGATCAGTCATTACTGGAACAACTTTGGCTAAACCAACCCGCCAACTGGGCAATGGTAGAAGCTGCGATCACGGAAAACCTTCAAAGCCGTATTGCAGCTGCTCAACCTTCGGGCCGCGTAATACCGTTGAAGCGATATTGGTGGGTTGCCGCTTCTGTGCTGCTGTTCCTGAGCATGGGTATTTATTGGTGGTTCCATGAAGGTGAGAATCAAAGGGATGCCATCGTATCCACCACTCCGGCTATCATTGAATCCGGTAAGAATGGGGCTGTGCTTACGCTTGCTGATGGAAAACAGGTTGTTCTCGACAGCCTTGGAAATGGGCTGGTGGCCCAACAACAGGGAGCACAGGCAATATTAAAGAACGGTCAACTGATCTATGCGGCAGATCAGAAAATTACCGGAGCTATCGTTGCCTATAATACGATGAGTACGCCTAAAGGCAGGCAGTTCCAGCTCATACTGCCGGATGGTACGCGGGCCTGGTTGAACGCAGGCAGTTCAATTCGTTATCCTACTCAATTCAGTGGAAGCGACCGTGTGGTGGATGTAACAGGAGAAGTATATTTTGAAGTGGCAAAAGACGCTTCGAAACCATTTTTTGCGAGTATCAATAATTTTACCCGCGTAGCAGTACTTGGAACCAGCTTCAACGTCAATGCTTATTCGAATGAACCTGTAACCAGCATGACGCTGGTTGATGGAAAAATAAGCGTAATGGTGAATGACGGTAATGTAGTGCTGATGCCGGGCAAACAGGCACAGGTGTTTGACGGCAATGTCAAGATTGTTAGTGTGGATACCAGTCAGGTGCTTGCCTGGAAGAGCGGCTTGTTTAATTTGAACAATCAATCTTTTGTAGCCATCATGCGGCAAATAGAACGTTGGTACGATATTGAGGTGGTGTATGAGAACGGTGTACCCAATGTGCCAATGGTAGGAGAGATCTCCAGGGATGTGAGCTTACAGGGATTGCTTAAGAACCTGGAACGAATGGGCATGAAGTACAGGCTGGAAGGGAGAAAGCTCATTGTGTCAGGTAATTGA